A region from the Coffea eugenioides isolate CCC68of chromosome 9, Ceug_1.0, whole genome shotgun sequence genome encodes:
- the LOC113782338 gene encoding uncharacterized protein LOC113782338, translating to MSFVHVKCSRDERRDLWLNLLADKPSSSPWCIGGDFNTILAPHEKRGGRPFGVAEGVELLSFMEEAEVFDVGFSGASFTWCNNRRGRATVSKRLDRFLINGDCLNLSTSISVVHLARHPSDHAPLKISFTSRLDDKPRPFRFLNVWTSKPQLLEVIRSAWDQEVSGSPLRVLCSKLLAARRAIQHWNKHCFGNVFDVVRGAEATVQRAEEAMDHDGSEEAQLELHKAQAELRHTLSVEEQFWSQKARVKWLRSGDRNTRFFHAVVRQRRVQGTIHRIKAASGVWVESDEDIASEAIAYFSDLFSGTSRPASDMLHLIPPVVSGEDNRILDEAPTIEEVHRVVKAMDGDSAAGPDGFTGKFFTFAWEVIAQDVYAAVLSFFCGAELPRFITSTSLVLIPKVSSPQDFSKFRPISLCNFFNKLLSRILADRLAGILPKLISPQQTGFVKGRNITENYLLAQEVVSGIGKKLGVET from the coding sequence ATGTCCTTCGTTCATGTAAAATGCTCTAGGGATGAGCGTAGGGACTTATGGCTAAACCTTTTAGCTGATAAACCTAGCTCGTCTCCCTGGTGCATTGGGGGAGATTTTAATACCATTCTGGCACCCCATGAGAAACGGGGGGGGCGGCCATTTGGTGTAGCTGAAGGGGTAGAGCTTCTGTCTTTTATGGAAGAGGCTGAAGTTTTTGATGTGGGTTTTTCGGGAGCTAGCTTTACATGGTGTAATAATAGGAGAGGCAGGGCTACAGTCTCGAAGCGGCTGGATAGGTTTTTAATTAATGGGGATTGTTTGAACTTGTCCACCTCGATTTCTGTAGTGCATTTGGCGAGGCACCCTTCAGACCATGCACCACTGAAGATTTCGTTTACCTCACGCTTGGATGATAAACCACGGCCTTTCCGCTTCCTGAATGTTTGGACGTCCAAACCACAACTTTTGGAGGTGATTCGTAGTGCTTGGGATCAAGAAGTGAGTGGCTCTCCATTGCGGGTATTGTGCTCTAAATTGTTGGCAGCCAGGAGAGCTATTCAGCACTGGAACAAGCATTGTTTTGGCAATGTGTTTGATGTTGTTCGGGGTGCGGAGGCGACGGTTCAACGGGCAGAGGAGGCCATGGATCACGATGGGTCGGAGGAGGCACAGCTCGAACTCCACAAGGCGCAAGCGGAGTTACGTCATACGCTGTCCGTTGAAGAGCAGTTCTGGAGTCAAAAGGCTCGAGTGAAATGGCTTCGCAGTGGAGATCGTAATACTAGATTCTTCCATGCAGTGGTGAGGCAGCGACGGGTTCAAGGTACGATTCATAGGATAAAGGCAGCCAGTGGGGTGTGGGTGGAGTCGGATGAGGATATAGCGAGTGAGGCAATAGCATATTTTTCTGACCTATTCTCGGGCACGTCAAGACCTGCCTCGGATATGTTGCACCTTATTCCACCGGTGGTCTCAGGTGAGGACAACAGGATCTTAGATGAGGCACCTACTATTGAGGAGGTTCATCGGGTGGTGAAGGCAATGGATGGGGATAGTGCTGCCGGACCGGATGGCTTCACAGGCAAATTCTTTACCTTTGCGTGGGAGGTTATTGCTCAGGACGTCTATGCAGCGGTACTAAGTTTCTTTTGTGGGGCAGAACTGCCTCGTTTCATCACTTCTACCTCGCTTGTGTTGATTCCTAAGGTATCGAGTCCTCAGGATTTCTCTAAATTTAGACCGATTAGCCTATGCAATTTTTTCAACAAGTTATTATCTCGAATTTTGGCTGATCGATTGGCGGGCATCTTGCCAAAGCTTATCTCCCCTCAGCAGACAGGTTTTGTTAAGGGCCGCAATATAACAGAGAATTATTTGCTTGCTCAGGAAGTGGTTTCGGGAATTGGGAAAAAGTTAGGGGTGGAAACGTAG